The region GGGGAAATCCGGTAACGTATCTCTGGATATATACAATGTCCGTGGGCAGAGAGTGCGGAATTTGCTAAATACCGAGCAGAAAGAAGGTTGGTACAAATTGATCTGGGACGGTAGTGACGACAGGGGCAATACTCTTCCCAGCGGAATGTATTACCTGCGCTTGACTGTCGAAGGAAATCATTATCTGCG is a window of Candidatus Cloacimonadota bacterium DNA encoding:
- a CDS encoding FlgD immunoglobulin-like domain containing protein; its protein translation is MNKNYPNPFNPDTNIIYGLGKSGNVSLDIYNVRGQRVRNLLNTEQKEGWYKLIWDGSDDRGNTLPSGMYYLRLTVEGNHYLRRITLMK